In Trichoderma breve strain T069 chromosome 4, whole genome shotgun sequence, the following proteins share a genomic window:
- a CDS encoding SPT2 chromatin protein domain-containing protein yields MPIGDLLAQISGGKSSDSPAPAIQRIPSVSIKRKADDDLPRNDSKTPRLFAEPAKVPQRPLTATLPRPTPIPSKTVNIASRPAKPVVASKPPPPPVDSGKPKAPPKKGSYAEILARAQRAQAVMGQVGKIQHKKVEKGAIKREKERGDVKGAPSGAQGKRQPAGYKGSSKPAQRNGTNGNASSKADRNGAASRPTAKGMTSSRKAPEEPEKKVKKAAVATTGYTGTARPKPGAVSKKGGSAPRGGALLNAPPPRPGTSRRSRYEDDYDEDMDDFIDYDDEEDDGQRYGYASDASSDMEAGMDDIDDEERMAEQIARREDLQEERLEKSLKMAKEERKRKALESLRANRR; encoded by the exons ATGCCG ATTGGGGATCTTCTAGCCCAAATCAGCGGTGGAAAGTCCTCGGACAGCCCTGCGCCCGCTATTCAGCGAATTCCTAGCGTTTCTATCAAACgcaaagcagatgatgatcTTCCCAGGAATGACTCCAAGACACCGCGTCTCTTCGCAGAGCCGGCAAAGGTGCCCCAGCGGCCCCTGACCGCCACTTTACCGAGACCGACTCCGATCCCTTCGAAGACGGTGAATATTGCTAGTCGACCAGCGAAGCCAGTTGTTGCTAGCAAACCACCCCCACCCCCAGTCGACTCGGGCAAGCCCAAAGCTCCCCCGAAGAAGGGCTCCTATGCCGAAATCCTTGCCCGAGCCCAACGGGCACAGGCCGTGATGGGCCAAGTCGGCAAAATTCAACACAAGAAGGTTGAGAAAGGAGCCatcaagagggaaaaagagaggggCGATGTGAAGGGTGCACCGTCGGGCGCTCAGGGCAAGAGGCAACCTGCTGGCTACAAAGGATCGTCAAAGCCGGCACAACGCAATGGTACCAACGGGAATGCTTCATCAAAAGCTGACCGGAACGGTGCGGCGTCCCGACCCACAGCCAAGGGCATGACATCTTCAAGAAAAGCGCCCGAGGAGCCGGAAAAGAAGGTGAAAAAAGCTGCAGTGGCAACCACCGGTTATACCGGAACCGCCCGACCTAAACCGGGCGCTGTGTCAAAGAAAGGCGGCAGCGCTCCACGTGGGGGTGCCCTGCTCAATGCCCCTCCTCCCAGACCCGGCACATCCAGGCGATCACGGTACGAAGATGACTACGACGAGGACATGGACGACTTCATCGATtatgatgacgaggaagacgacggtCAACGCTATGGTTATGCATCTGACGCTTCATCCGACATGGAAGCTGGCATGGACGACATTGATGACGAAGAACGAATGGCAGAGCAGATTGCTCGCCGCGAAGATTTGCAGGAGGAACGACTTGAGAAATCGCTAAAGATggcaaaggaagagaggaagcgTAAAGCACTCGAATCCTTGCGGGCTAATCGACGCTAA
- a CDS encoding 60s acidic ribosomal protein domain-containing protein — protein sequence MKHLAAYLLLNLGGNASPSAEDIKSVLSSVGIEAEDERLEKLISELSGKDVNELIAAGSEKLASVPSGGAGAAAAGGAAAGGAAAAEEKAEEKEEEKEESDEDMGFGLFD from the exons ATGAAGCACCTCGCAGCTTACCTCCTGCTCAACCTCGGCGGCAACGCCTCCCCCTCTGCTGAGGACATCAAGTCCGTCCTCAGCTCCGTCGGCATTGAGGCCGAGGATGAGCgtctcgagaagctcatctcTGAGCTCTCTGGCAAGGACGTCAACGAG CTGATCGCCGCTGGCTCTGAGAAGCTCGCTTCCGTTCCCTCtggcggtgctggtgctgctgccgctggtggcgccgccgccggtggtgctgccgccgctgaggagaaggccgaggagaaggaggaggagaaggaggagtcCGACGAGGATATGGGCTTCGGTCTCTTCGACTAA
- a CDS encoding ALG6, ALG8 glycosyltransferase family domain-containing protein produces the protein MPAPSPSPHKPRRKANKPENDADKPRKFEALVRTPAFPLAAFMWPARTSLSQWEVLPLVLMVVGLFRWAAGLWGYSGFQRPPLFGDYEAQRHWMEITANLPISQWYFHDLEWWGLDYPPLTAYHSWVLGKIGSLINPEWFALMSSRGSHDPMLKIFMRATVIASEYLIFVPAATVFVRRFSRLNGVNTWTSNLALVAILMQPSVILIDHVHFQYNTVMLGFVVASMSSMLAERYKWAAVFFVAALGFKQMALYYAFSVFSYLLGRCITTGINPSRLFGIALVTAVSFGVLVLPLALGVLYDKHRGIDARPELNGATAPLPIFSFITNYIDPQNFYYPIVEQLVQMVHRVFPFSRGLFEDKVANFWCALNTVIKLRNYPVELLQKAALGATLLSIIPPNLILFLRPRKSALPVAFAATAWGFFLFSWQVHEKSVLLPLMPMTLLLAGKQGMSGEVRAWVGFANILGAWTMFPLLHRVDLRVPYAALTLLWAYLLGLPPASWNAPFQEGQSKLVQWGTALLQSTFYVTMAAWHVVEAFVVPPPGKPDLWVVANVGVGAAGFSICYLWCLWRLLRETEFLASTPKTKAKTQ, from the exons ATGCCCGCCCCAAGTCCTTCGCCGCACAAGCCCCGGCGCAAAGCCAACAAGCCCGAAAATGACGCCGACAAGCCGCGCAAGTTCGAAGCCCTCGTGCGCACTCCAGCCTTTCCCTTGGCCGCCTTCATGTGGCCGGCGCGCACGTCGCTGTCGCAATGGGAAGTGCTGCCGCTGGTCCTGATGGTTGTTGGGCTGTTTCGATGGGCGGCTGGGCTTTGGGGGTACTCTG GATTCCAACGACCGCCCCTGTTTGGCGACTACGAAGCTCAGCGCCACTGGATGGAAATCACCGCGAATCTTCCAATCTCTCAGTGGTACTTTCACGACCTGGAGTGGTGGGGGCTGGACTATCCGCCTCTCACGGCATATCATAGCTGGGTGCTGGGCAAGATTGGCTCCCTCATCAATCCGGAGTGGTTCGCCCTCATGTCGTCGCGCGGCTCCCATGACCCAATGCTCAAGATTTTCATGAGAGCAACAGTCATTGCGTCCGAATATCTGATTTTTGTCCCCGCCGCTACAGTCTTCGTGCGACGGTTCAGCAGACTCAATGGTGTGAATACTTGGACGAGCAACCTGGCCCTTGTGGCCATTCTCATGCAGCCTTCGGTGATTCTCATCGACCATGTGCATTTTCAGTACAACACTGTCATGCTCGGGTTTGTCGTAGCCAGCATGTCGAGTATGCTCGCTGAGCGATACAAGTGGGCGgccgtcttctttgttgcCGCCCTGGGATTCAAGCAAATGGCTCTCTACTATGCCTTTAGCGTCTTCTCCTACCTACTCGGAAGATGCATCACCACGGGCATCAATCCTAGCAGGTTGTTTGGCATTGCATTGGTTACCGCTGTCTCTTTCGGTGTTCTTGTTCTGCCTCTGGCACTCGGCGTGCTCTACGACAAGCACCGTGGGATTGACGCAAGGCCCGAGCTCAATGGAGCTACGGCACCGCTCCCcattttctccttcatcaccaaTTACATTGACCCCCAGAACTTTTACTATCCCattgttgagcagcttgtgCAAATGGTCCATCGAGTATTCCCCTTTTCTCGCGGTCTCTTTGAAGACAAGGTCGCAAACTTCTGGTGTGCGCTCAACACTGTTATCAAGTTGCGCAACTACCccgtcgagcttctccagaagGCTGCTCTGGGGGCAACTCTTCTGTCCATCATCCCTCCTAACCTCATCCTATTCTTACGCCCACGCAAGTCAGCGCTTCCGGTTGCCTTTGCGGCCACTGCATGGGgctttttcctcttcagctgGCAGGTCCACGAGAAGAGCGTCCTTCTTCCGCTGATGCCTATGACGTTGCTCCTGGCCGGTAAACAAGGTATGAGCGGCGAGGTCCGTGCTTGGGTAGGCTTTGCCAACATCCTAGGCGCTTGGACAATGTTTCCTTTGTTGCATCGGGTCGATCTCAGAGTGCCGTATGCAGCCCTCACCCTGCTTTGGGCGTATCTCCTGGGCCTGCCCCCAGCCTCCTGGAACGCGCCTTTCCAAGAAGGACAGTCCAAGCTTGTTCAATGGGGCACGGCTCTGCTACAAAGCACCTTCTATGTAACCATGGCGGCGTGGCACGTTGTCGAGGCCTTTGTCGTGCCGCCACCCGGCAAACCTGATTTGTGGGTTGTTGCCAACGTCGGTGTAGGTGCGGCTGGCTTCTCCATCTGTTATCTGTGGTGCCTCTGGAGGCTTTTGCGAGAGACGGAATTCTTGGCAAGCACTCCCAAGACTAAAGCGAAGACGCAGTAG
- a CDS encoding BRO1-like domain-containing protein, with protein sequence MPFPFVLPTTSAFSFSSSVSCDSHPSLPLSASTYRGVVRDALKKHKRLPPSSQTANLSTVISSLESYLPYLIAIDAGLSNQPVSNETVNTVLESTPSISWRPTLSGDLVPGRERPRVNINSLEYEIYFTLSTLGFSHVLMARAALQPLYSTTQDFQGTQERTTIMTTATKYLLEAASIYDYAATRSEQVIGNPPCVDVSPAILRALASLCHAEATLLAVLKDDPYPTAVAQDRNKNDKEWMFKAPDIPKVRAHLYARLCLAASEHAAKASALCQSARAGPSGVSSGFLRYLEDLRRTSRAKACRFFGIDAELGGETAEGIAWARAGLHELGIEVKDAKKGLSLSRTMKGFHEKREDRRVDKETTWGADAGKLEETRILELLDAKWSKINDTMNTRPIPPINALINKMPSGREIHTIKPYQVPTLDRDVLEAMRAPPEQGENVGGEFSSDDETLVEGSTTRSSYY encoded by the exons ATGCCATTTCCATTCGTCCTACCGACCAcctcggccttttccttctcctcgtccgtTAGCTGTGACTCTCACCCATCGCTGCCCCTCAGCGCGAGCACTTATCGCGGGGTTGTCAGAGACGCGCTCAAGAAGCACAAGAGACTTCCTCCCTCGTCTCAAACTGCAAATCTGAGCACTGTCATCTCCAGTTTAGAGAGTTATCTCCCATatctcatcgccattgaCGCCGGCTTAAGTAATCAACCTGTTAGCAATGAGACGGTCAACACAGTGTTGGAGTCGActccctccatctcatgGAGACCAACGCTTTCTGGCGACCTCGTGCCTGGGCGTGAACGTCCCCGGGTGAATATTAATTCATTGGAATATGAGATTTATTTTACGCTGTCCACTTTGGGCTTCTCTCATGTCCTCATGGCACGGGCCGCGCTGCAGCCTCTCTATTCCACCACTCAGGATTTCCAGGGGACACAAGAGCGGACAACCATCATGACAACGGCCACGAAATACTTGCTAGAGGCCGCTTCCATATACGACTATGCCGCCACAAGAAGTGAGCAGGTAATTGGCAACCCGCCTTGTGTCGACGTTTCACCTGCCATCCTCCGtgctctcgcttctctctgCCACGCCGAGGCAACGCTCTTGGCTGTGTTAAAAGACGACCCTTACCCAACAGCCGTGGCACAGGACAGGAATAAAAATGACAAAGAGTGGATGTTCAAGGCCCCCGATATCCCCAAAGTTCGAGCCCATCTCTACGCTCGCCTATGTCTCGCCGCATCTGAGCATGCTGCCAAAGCCTCGGCGCTATGCCAGTCAGCCAGGGCAGGACCAAGTGGCGTTAGCTCTGGATTCCTGCGATACTTGGAAGACTTACGGCGAACTAGCCGAGCAAAAGCTTGCCGATTCTTTGGAATCGATGCCGAGCTGGGTGGTGAGACGGCAGAGGGGATTGCTTGGGCACGTGCTGGTTTACACGAACTCGGCATCGAGGTCAAGGATGCAAAGAAAGGTCTGAGCTTGAGCCGTACGATGAAAGGATTTcatgagaagagagaagatcGTCGAGTCGACAAAGAAACTACCTGGGGGGCCGATGCCGGCAAActggaagagacaagaatcctcgagctgctcgacgCAAAATGGAGCAAGATTAATGATACG ATGAACACACGGCCAATTCCGCCCATAAATGCTTTAATAAACAAGATGCCCTCGGGCCGTGAGATTCACACCATCAAACCCTATCAGGTCCCTACTTTAGATCGAGATGTGCTGGAAGCCATGCGAGCGCCCCCTGAACAGGGCGAAAATGTTGGAGGAGAGTTTAGTTCTGATGACGAAACTCTAGTCGAAGGTTCTACGACAAGGAGCTCATATTATTAA
- a CDS encoding 2Fe-2S iron-sulfur cluster binding domain-containing protein produces MAALRSSTRVLSSSTRAAFRPSAVFSRSMASVSETTEQQPKIKSFQIYRWNPDTPTEKPKLQTYSIDLNKTGPMILDALIKIKNEQDPSLTFRRSCREGICGSCAMNINGQNTLACLCRIPAESSSDVKIYPLPHTYVVKDLVPDLTHFYKQYKSIQPYLQRDTPAEDGKEYRQSKADRKKLDGLYECILCACCSTSCPSYWWNSEEYLGPAILLQSYRWLIDSRDERTEARKSKLENSMSLYRCHTILNCTRACPKGLNPGKAIAEIKKQMSLGS; encoded by the exons ATGGCCGCTCTCCGCTCCTCGACGCGAGTCCTCAGCTCCTCTACCAGGGCAGCTTTCCGCCCcagcgccgtcttctcgCGGTCCATGGCGTCGGTCAGCGAGACCactgagcagcagcccaagatCAAGTCGTTCCAGATCTACCGATGGAATCCCGATACCCCGACCGAGAAGCCCAAGCTTCAGACTTACTCCATTGACCTCAACAAGACGGGCCCCATGATCCTGGACGCCCtgatcaagatcaagaacgAGCAGGACCCGTCCCTGACCTTCCGAAGGAGTTGCCGAGAGGGCATCTGCGGCAGCTGTGCCATGAACATCAACGGCCAGAACACCCTGGCCTGCTTGTGCCGAATCCCCGCCGAGTCCTCGTCCGACGTCAAGATCTACCCCCTGCCGCACACCTACGTCGTCAAGGACCTGGTACCTGATTTGACGCACTTTTACAAGCAATACAAGTCCATTCAGCCCTACCTGCAGCGCGACACCCCTGCTGAAGAT GGCAAGGAGTACCGCCAGAGCAAGGCGGACCGAAAGAAGCTGGACGGTCTCTACGAGTGCATTCTGTGCGCCTGCTGCTCAACCTCGTGCCCCTCTTACTGGTGGAATTCCGAAGAGTACCTCGGCCCCGCCATCCTGCTGCAGTCCTACCGATGGCTGATTGACTCCCGAGACGAGCGCACGGAGGCCCGCAAGTCCAAGCTCGAGAACTCCATGAGCCTGTACCGTTGCCACACCATTCTCAACTGCACACGCGCCTGCCCCAAGGGCCTGAACCCCGgcaaggccattgccgagatcaagaagcagaTGTCTCTTGGATCTTAA
- a CDS encoding stage II sporulation protein E (SpoIIE) domain-containing protein — MSQPLRSYSDLPSSSSPKFSYHIAASFIAKDRPYDPSTHVFHFNPYNRIQPPRHRRKSSRPESGHDAFFVSRVNESGSVAFGVADGVGGWVDSGVDPADFSHGFCDYMAAAAYEYPSTSDKPLTARRLMQMGYDAVCKDANVPAGGSTACVAIARPGGVLDVANLGDSGFLQLRLNAVHAYSEPQTHAFNTPFQLSVVPPSVAARMAAFGGAQLSDLPRDADVTHHQLRHGDILVFATDGVLDNLFNQDILRIASRVMAKTGAWNIAANEAVTVADSLDDLTASPHESNSQDVIVKKAVTLQSLLATEIVTAAKLASINTKRDGPFAKEVKKYYPQEGWHGGKVDDICVVTAVVSEDAADIKSKL, encoded by the coding sequence ATGTCGCAGCCTCTGCGCTCGTATTCCGActtgccctcttcttcctctccgaAATTCTCCTACCACATTGCCGCGTCTTTCATCGCCAAGGACCGTCCATACGACCCTTCCACGCACGTGTTCCACTTCAACCCATACAATCGAATCCAGCCGCCTCGACACCGCCGAAAGTCTTCGCGACCCGAATCCGGCCACGATGCATTCTTCGTGAGCAGAGTAAACGAGTCTGGCTCTGTGGCCTTTGGTGTTGCAGATGGAGTAGGCGGTTGGGTAGATTCCGGCGTCGACCCTGCGGATTTCTCACACGGATTCTGCGACTATatggcagctgcagcataTGAATACCCCTCGACAAGCGATAAACCCCTCACAGCGAGGAGGCTCATGCAGATGGGATACGACGCGGTTTGCAAGGACGCAAATGTGCCTGCAGGCGGCAGCACGGCTTGTGTTGCCATCGCCAGACCCGGAGGTGTCCTGGACGTGGCTAACCTGGGCGATTCGGGTTTCCTGCAATTGCGCCTGAACGCAGTGCATGCTTACTCGGAACCGCAAACCCATGCCTTCAACACCCCGTTCCAGCTTTCAGTCGTGCCTCCCAGTGTTGCCGCGAGGATGGCGGCTTTTGGGGGAGCACAATTGAGTGATTTGCCACGAGATGCCGACGTAACGCACCATCAGCTGCGCCATGGCGACATCCTCGTCTTTGCTACCGATGGCGTGCTGGACAATCTCTTCAACCAGGATATTCTTCGGATCGCCAGCCGGGTCATGGCCAAAACGGGCGCGTGGAACATTGCGGCAAACGAGGCAGTCACCGTGGCCGATTCTCTAGATGATCTCACAGCCTCTCCCCACGAAAGCAACTCCCAGGACGTGATCGTGAAGAAAGCCGTGACACTGCAGAGCTTGTTGGCAACAGAAATCGTGACTGCTGCCAAACTAGCGAGTATAAACACGAAAAGGGACGGACCCTTTGCCAAGGAAGTCAAGAAGTACTATCCCCAGGAAGGGTGGCACGGAGGAAAAGTCGACGACATTTGCGTCGTCACTGCCGTCGTCTCGGAAGATGCGGCTGATATCAAGAGCAAGCTCTAG
- a CDS encoding mitochondrial carrier protein domain-containing protein, which translates to MKEIYLAGAAAAFTVDVLIYPLDTLKTRHQSQDFIKSPVSKPLALRGLYQGIGSVILATLPAASIFFSTYETAKGVFGRHLPVPEPVTHSLASAVAEMASCLVLTPGEVIKQNAQIGLFTGYSALVARNLPFTALQFPLFENLRKRLWNQRLSSREDQTRGVRETGLIAGASAGMAGGLAAFVTTPSDVIKTRMMRHRRIPFTKTVKDVWRERGIRGFFRGGAFRSAWTAVGSGLYLGMYDAAKLWLERRQ; encoded by the exons ATGAAGGAGATCTATCTG GCCGGTGCCGCTGCGGCCTTCACAGTCGACGTGCTCATATATCCCCTCGACACACTGAAAACGCGGCATCAAAGCCAGGACTTCATTAAATCTCCCGTTTCAAAGCCTCTCGCCTTGAGGGGCCTCTACCAAGGCATCGGCAGCGTAATACTCGCAACTCTCCCAGCAG CCAGTATATTCTTTTCAACATATGAGACTGCAAAAGGCGTGTTCGGGCGGCATCTCCCCGTGCCCGAGCCAGTAACCCATTCCCTCGCTTCAGCAGTCGCCGAGATGGCCTCGTGCCTCGTTCTGACGCCTGGCGAAGTCATTAAGCAAAATGCCCAAAT TGGGCTTTTCACGGGGTATTCGGCCCTGGTTGCACGTAACCTGCCGTTCACAGCGCTTCAGTTTCCCCTATTCGAGAATCTACGAAAACGTCTGTGGAATCAAAGATTAAGTTCAAGAGAGGATCAGACAAGAGGTGTAAGGGAAACGGGGTTGATTGCGGGAGCCAGTGCAGGCATGGCTGGGGGTCTGGCTGCGTTTGTGACTACGCCGAGCGATGTGATTAAAACACGGATGATG CGGCATAGAAGAATACCTTTTACGAAGACTGTGAAAGATGTTTGGCGTGAGAGGGGGATCCGGGGCTTCTTTCGCGGAGGAGCATTTCGCTCTGCTTGGACAGCAGTAGGCAGTGGCTTGTATCTGGGCATGTATGATGCCGCAAAGCTGTGGCTCGAGAGGAGGCAGTAG
- a CDS encoding f-box-like domain-containing protein — translation MPPASLITLPDEILLMICELLCYHCSCAPQSPDDKSFNTYLWSLVQTCRRLRDIAEPILYHRIWPGDNLFFLRTIIARPDLAAQVRSFFYDEAEPRDALDEDLNMLKAEARRLDINESDKWVRKWDREIKRHGGECDQRLLKLILTHLPNTKRLSIVVPLWEETTCLTDSRNKHITMESIRDLTLIPGDIFDLGLLGGLLTMMPCVESLTAYECGGISKSIPLARLRTLIFKNSMITSTCLKTIIDSCPELEHFEYYLRPYDENYILDFEQQTVTSGQAQRILHSRRKTLKNLNLVFGQNSPSYLDQLVNLEDFHLGNFHDFDGLETLWVRTTDFGTDDEDEDVPIFPEDVEDLVSKLPQSLICLGFCGSHKDWDGIEILQEAILEGYFSKLEFVLLEHEKG, via the coding sequence ATGCCGCCGGCCAGCCTGATCACGCTGCCAGACGAAATTCTCCTGATGATCTGCGAACTGCTGTGTTACCACTGTTCTTGCGCTCCGCAAAGCCCAGATGACAAATCTTTCAACACGTATCTATGGTCTCTCGTGCAGACATGTCGGCGGTTGCGTGACATCGCAGAACCAATATTATATCATCGTATTTGGCCCGGTGATAATCTCTTCTTTCTGCGTACTATCATTGCGCGGCCAGACTTAGCTGCCCAAGTACGCTCCTTTTTTTACGACGAGGCTGAGCCGCGTGACGCTTTGGACGAGGATCTCAATATGTTGAAAGCGGAAGCACGACGCCTTGACATCAACGAAAGTGATAAATGGGTTCGGAAGTGGGATCGAGAGATTAAGAGGCATGGAGGCGAGTGTGACCAGCGGCTCTTGAAATTGATACTCACTCATCTTCCAAACACAAAGAGATTGTCTATCGTGGTGCCGCTCTGGGAAGAAACCACCTGCCTAACAGATTCTCGCAACAAACACATTACCATGGAGTCCATTCGCGATCTGACGTTGATTCCTGGGGATATTTTTGACCTTGGTCTTCTAGGCGGCCTTCTAACCATGATGCCATGCGTTGAGAGCTTGACGGCATATGAGTGTGGGGGCATTTCGAAAAGTATTCCTCTTGCTAGGCTCCGCACTCTTATTTTCAAAAACAGTATGATCACTTCGACATGCCTGAAAACGATTATCGACTCCTGTCCAGAGCTGGAACATTTTGAGTACTATTTAAGGCCTTATGATGAAAATTATATCTTAGACTTCGAGCAGCAAACAGTTACGTCTGGACAGGCGCAGCGCATACTACACTCGCGGAGGAAAACACTGAAGAATTTGAATCTCGTATTTGGCCAAAATTCCCCCTCATACTTGGACCAACTTGTGAACCTGGAAGATTTCCACTTGGGCAATTTCCACGACTTTGACGGATTAGAGACGCTGTGGGTGCGTACGACTGACTTTGGGacggatgacgaggacgaagatgtCCCTATATTCCCAGAAGATGTGGAAGATCTAGTTAGTAAGCTACCTCAATCACTCATCTGTCTCGGCTTCTGCGGTTCGCACAAAGATTGGGATGGGATAGAGATCCTGCAAGAGGCAATTTTAGAGGGGTATTTCTCGAAGCTCGAGTTTGTGTTGTTGGAACATGAAAAGGGATAG